In Chitinophaga oryzae, the sequence CAGCTATACCATGCTGAAAGAAGAATATATCTCGCTGGAACCTGCCGGCAAAACCATCCGGCCGGACACGATCGCCACCGTGCAACGTGTGGTGGAAGGCGACACCCTCACCTACCGCGTGCTGACACACATCCTGCAAGCCGGCCACCGTGACTTCCTGCTTGAAGTAGGTAAAAAAACAACTACCATCAGTCAATACAACCGTCCCTTACAGCGCATGGCCCTCTATGTGCTCGGCGGCCTTATCGTCATTACCATCCTCATCGACCTGGTATTTACACGCCTGCTGCTGAAACCTCTCGGCGTTATCATCCAGACAAGGCTGCTTCACCGACGCTTCCCCTTCAGGGAACAAGCCCCTCCGGTGAAAACATCCACCACCGACTTTCAATACCTCGACGATTCGCTCGTAGAGCTGATGGATAAAATCAACGAAGCTTTCGAAAAAGAACGGGAATTCACCTCCAACGCATCGCACGAACTGATGACACCTGTCAGCATCCTGCAAACAAAAATGGAGAACCTCCTCGAAGAAAGGGAAACAGACGAAGCGCTCCAGCAGAAAATACAGGGGATGATGAAAACACTGAAACGCCTGAAAAAAATCGTGCACTCCCTGCTGCTGATCTCCCGCATAGAAAACGACCAGTTCCCTAAAAATGATCAGCTCTCTCCCCTGCAGCTGGTGACCGACGTGATGGAGGAGCTGTCTCACCGCCTGGAAGAAAAAAAACTCCGCTTTTCGATGCAGCTGTCATCGAAGACCATATTGCACCATCTCAACCAGGACCTGATCTTCCAGCTGGTATACAACCTGCTGCAGAATGCCATCAAATACAACCGGGAAAACGGCAGCATTACCGTCACCGACGAAACCCGTCCTGACGCCTACCTCCTGGTAATCGCTGACACCGGCGTCGGTATCCCGGCACGGGATGTAGATACTATTTTCCGCCGCTTCCGGAAAATACAGCGGGGCACCACAGAAGGCTACGGGCTGGGCCTTTCTATTGCCCATACCATCGCGCAGTACCATCACATAAACATCAGCGTAACAACGGCGGTAGACCAGGGCAGTACCTTCACGCTGCGGTTTCCTTTATAACAGCTTTCGGCAGAAAAACGGGATGTCCAGCCGCCCGGCCTGTTTGCTTTATATTCCCTATCTTCGCCGGCAATGACCTGAAATTGTGCGTTAACGACATGAAATACGACATCAAGGGGAAAACGTATTCCTATATTGCTGGCATCAAAGACAATAACCCCGTCCGGCTTAGTTTTGATCAGCTCTCTGTACATACTTTCCGCCTCAGCTTCGAGCCGTGGTACCAGGCAGGCTATTGGGACGATTCCTGCGTTCCCCACGTGCTGCTCGATGGCGATACGGTTGTTGCCAACGCAACGGTCAATATCCTCCGGGTACGCTGGCAGGGCCAAGAAAAAACCTGGCTGCAGCTGGGCACCGTCATGACACATCCCGACTACCGCCACCAGGGCCTCTCCCGTTGGCTGATGGATAAAATATTCGAAGAATGGGCTGGTAAATACGACGCCATGGTGCTGTTTGCCAACAAACGCGTGCTCGGCTTCTATCCGAAATTCGGGTTCATACCGGCCGGCGAATACCAGTACCATACCCGGCAGCTGTCGCCCCAAACAGGCAAAGTACGCCGGCTGGACATGGACAACGCGGCCGACAGGGAACTGCTCCTGCAGAAATATGCACAGTCCAACCCGTTCGCCGCACTGACAGTGACCGCCCCCGCCGGCCTGCTGATGTTCTATTGTACACAGTTCATGAAGACAAGCGTGTACTACCTGGAAGAAACAGCTGTGATCGCAGTGGTGGAACACGAAGGAGGCGTGATGACCTGTCATGATATTTTTGGAGAAACCAGCCATTCGTTACCGCTCCTTTTGTCTGTGCTGATGGAGAAAGACACCCGACAGGTGGTACTTGGTTTCACACCGGCGGATGTTACCGGCTTCACCATGCTGCCGTTGAAGACAGAAGACCTCACGCTTTTTGTACTGAACGGCAAAGAGAACATTTTCGCCGGCCATCAGCTGATGATACCTACTTTGGCACATACTTAATCACACATATCCCATAGAAAAAGAATCCGTTTATTTATGAAAAAGCTTTTATTGTTTTTATTCGTTTGTATCTCCCATCAACTGTTTGCGCAGGAGGAACCCAATTTCCCGGACATGCGCAGCTGGTCGATTTACCTGAGCGGCAACGACTCCATCGACCGGTACATTTTTTCCGACACCGCCTATATAAGGGTGTCTCCCGATACCAAACAGTCCCCCATCGACACACTGATGGCCGGCGATAACATCACGGTGACCGGTATGACCGCCCAAAGCCTCACCATCCGCGGCCTGCAGGGCCCGTGGCTGAAAATCGGCTACCGTAAAAACGGGGAATACCGGAGCGGGTACATCTGGCAGGGCCTTGTCAGCTGCGCCCCGTTGCGCCGCGGCGATCTCAAATTCGTATATGGCATTGAACGCAGGGCCGACAGCATCGCGGTATCCGGCAATAAAAGAGACACCTTTCCCAAATACCTGGTACGACTAAAAGTGGTGCAGAACGGCATACTGCTCGCCAAAGCGGCGCAGATCATCGGCGATGATGAAACCGCCAACTTCAGCGATGGCAAAATCATGAGCGGCATGGGCCTCACCAACGTACAACACATAGTAGTGCTCACTTTCACCGGCGCGGCCTGCGGCATTCCCACGGACGAATATTATTTCGCATGGACCAAAGACGGCCAGCTGCAACAGCTCCTGACCAAAACCAATATCGGCGATGCCGATGCGTACTATCATTCCGAGGAATTCATATTCCCCAATGAAAAGAACGGGCAACCGGATATGATCGCCTGGAACATGGAAGAAGCTGAAGCCACCGATAAAGTGGACAAAAACGGCATGAACATCATGAAAGTGACCGCGAAGAAAAGTAAACGTTACGCGTGGGATGGCGAAAACAAAAAAATCACCGAAGCAAAATGACCACACACAAACCAGCACCCGATTGGTACGCCCCTTTCGCGGCATACGACAAAACCGCCTACTTCCACAACATTCACCCCGTGGAGTGGCGCGCCCAGTTACAATCTTCCAGCGGCGGACGGTTGTTCCACATAAAATATTACGGGGAACTGTTTAACTGGGAAGTGAAACAGGAACCGCGTCATCTCGAACTGCACGAGAAACACTACGGTAAAAATTTCAACGGCCTCATCACCAATACCGATGAAGCGCCCGAGCTGATCTATGCTGTAGACATCAGCACCGGTGAAGAAATCCTGTTGTTCGACGGCGCCCGCCAGGGTCACGATAATTATTTCTGTAACGAATGGACGCCCGAACAGCTGAACAACCGGCCAATCACGCGGACCTACACGGATGCTGCCGGCAACAGCATTTTCGAAATTGTATTGCACGCCTTTTTTAATATAGATTACGAAGACGAACTCGACACCTTCCTCAATGAAGATGGTGAACTCCGGCTGATCACCGGCGAAAAAACAGATCTGGCCCACCTGCAACGTAACGGCTTTGATGCTTTTGCCATCGATGCCTATACCGAACAGGGAGAATTTGTATCCATTCACAGCGCCGAACTGGCCTGACACATTAACCTGAAAAAACAGTAATCATGTCCGACAAAATTTTCTTCGCCAAAGGAGACAGCCCCGAAATGATCGACGCTTTTGCTAAAGCGCAAGCCACCTTCAAATACTTCTGGCGGGAGCTCTCCTGGGAACATCGCCGCATCATCCCGGGCCTGAACGTAGCCTGCGTGAAAGTAGCCTTCTCCCAGCAACTCCCCGGCGATAGCGAACCCACCGTTGAACACATGTGGATCAACGATATCCATTTTGATGGCGATACCATCTTCGGTACCCTGATCAACGACCCGAACGAGCTGACCAACGTGAGCAACGGTGATGAAATCAGCATTCCGTTAACGCAGATCAGCGACTGGCTGTTTGCCATCAACGACCGCACCTACGGCGGTTTCACCATCCAGGCCATGCGCGCCGGCATGACCGAAGAAGAAAGACAGGAACACGACGAAGCATGGGGCCTCGAATTCGGCGACTACAACAACATCCTCGTTGTAAACAACCAGGAAGAGAATCCGGAAAACCTGATCGAACATCCCATGAGCCGCAACATGCAACAGAGCTTTGTGGATTTCCTGCAACAAAATCCGGATGAACTGAATGCAAAAGATGAAGCAGGCTATACGCTGCTGCATAAAGAAACCATCGCCGGAAACCTCACCACCGTGCAGGTATTACTGCAACAAGGCGCCAACGCGGCCGAGCGGACTACCGGCGGCAAAACGGCACTGGATTTCGCCAAACAGCTGAACTGGGAACACCTGGTCCCCGTGCTGGAAGGAAAATAAATCACAACAAAGGCAGCAGTTGACCTGCTGCCTTTGTTGTCATAGGAACAAGGCTTTGTGGTCCTCCACAAACTGTTCAAAACGAATGGCAGCATGTCCTGTCACCTCCTGCACCGCCTTGCTCACTACCGCCGCTTCTCCCCTGGCATAATGCGCGTAGTCTTCTATCAGTCCGCCTACCTGCCATTCCGGGAACCCCGCTGCCCGTACGGCCCCTTCCATCTGCTCCGGACTCACATCCACAAATTTCACCGGTTTGCGCAGCACACGGGTGAAGATGTCTGCCATCTCGTAATGGGTCACGGCTTCTCCCCCGGTGATATCATAAATTTTGTTCTCATGCCCCTGCGTTGTTAAGGCATGTGCGGCTACCGCGGCAATATCCCGCACATCTACCGCGCTGATAGCGGCGTTTCCCACAGCGGCGTAAAACTGTCCTTCGTCTTTAATGTAGTCTTTAAACGCCAGCAGTCCCTGCATGTACAGGTTGGGGCGCAGGAAAGTATAAGTCAGGTCCAGTTCCCGGATCCTGTTTTCCACCCGCGCATGGTAGCGTAAAAAACGGACCGGAGACTGTTCCGCTGCCGCAAACTGCGACAGTTTAACGATATGTTGTACGCCGGCAGCATGTGCGGCTACTGCGAAGTTGAGCTGTAATGTTTCCGCCTGTTCGGAGGAGTTGGTGAGCAGGAAAGCTTTTTCTATCCCCCGCAATGCTTTGCCTACCGCTTTTTCATCTGCGAGGTCGGCAATGATGATTTCTGCCTCCGGGATGCTTTTTAGGTATTGGTTGCTATCGTCGCCGCGGACGATCGCTTTGAAAGGTACATGCGCTGCCGACAGTCTTTTTACCAGTTGAGTGCCCACGTTACCGGTGGCGCCGGTGATAAGTATTTTTGCCTGTGTCATAAAACGTATTTTTTGTTTTTGTTTGATGACACAAAGATGGTTCACTGTCACGGCCTGAAATTGTAAGAAAACGAAAATGGGGAAAGGAAGAAAAAGGGGCCTGCACTGTGGCCGGCCCCTATCGTTAATAATTAGTTGCAAGGTCCCACCCAGAACCAGGATGGGCTAAAGCTAGGCCAAACGTTTTGGTTAGTTTGCGTAGCCTGATAGAGACCGTTTGCATAAACCACGCGCTGTCCGGGATAATACGTGAAACCAAAGAAAAACGGTTGAACTCCTGCGCAGGAAACAAACACTTTGGGTTTAAATGCGGCAGGACGGGCAGGAGCTTTCTTGTCAGTGGCATTTACATTAGCCAAAAAGAGGGTGGAACACAACAATAATAAGGATAACTTGATTTTCATGGAATTTTGTTTTTTAATGTGTCACGAATGTAAAAGGGAGTAGTGTAGTTTTATAGCAGTTGTTTTATGAATTTATCAAGCGGGTAAAAATTTTTTATTCGCAGATACCGATACAACGAAAGGATACCGGGTGAAACATCTTCAGGCAGAGGCAGTAACCTTCACTATGTCCTGACAGCGCCTTCCGAAAAGGCCAATACGTAGCGTTTCATCCACGTTTCTTACACTGACGCACAGTCCGCTGCTCCGCGCTGACTGCGCTTACTTCTCCCTATTGACAAGCACTTGCTCACGCCCACGTTCTTTTGGAATACATTTTTCATAGTAACTGTTGGAAAACCGAATAACCATCTCACCCATGATGTCAGGAACTGTTTTATGGCTACAGGGCATTTATCTGGTGCTCACAGGCCTATGGCCTATCATACATTATGCATCCTTTGAGAAAGTCACCGGCGGGAAAACGGATGTCTGGCTGGTAAAAACTACCGGCGGCGTTTTAACCGTGACCGGTTGCGCGTTGCTGGCGGCAGCCAACAGCAGCTACCAGGCAGAACTGCCGGTCGTGGTCATCGGTATGGGCAATGCGCTGGCACTGCTGATAGCAGATGCCTGGTACACAGCGCGCCGCGTCATCCTGCCGGTATACCTGGCAGATGCTGCCATGCAGTTCGCATGGCTGTTGATGTGGTATATCGGGTTCTTTGTCGGTTAACCTCTGCTTAAATCCAATAATATATGAAAGGAGTTACTCCACAGGCATTGGCTGTTGACGAACTGTTTAACCATCCTGAGTTAAAAGAGATATTCTATCAGCAACTCGGTTTCTGCCATTGTTATGTTTACTGTAAGAACGACGCGTTATGGATCGCTGCTGAATGGGCCGGCGGCGCCCGGGTTACTTTCAGGGCGGTGTACGCCCCGCATGACAGCATCACGGTCACAAAAACAGTCAAAAAGAAAAACCAGGCGGCATTCCATCTGCAAACCATTGCGGCCGCTTACACCGTTACGCTGGACCTCTATCCTGGCACGGTGCCCTGCTTCCGCTGCCAGACGACCGTTACGCCGCGCGCGACGCTGTCGTTCAATCATTGGCCGCGTGACATTACCGCGCTGAAAAAAAGCGGCGAAAAAGGCATCGCTGCAGGGACCGTTTATTTCACGCAACAAGGATTGCAAACAGGCATGATTTATTTCAGCGTCAATGAACCCGGTTCAGGCGCCGTTCTTTACCTGCAGCATCTCAGCTCGCTGAATCACTATTGCGAACAAACGAAAACGTCTGCCGGGCACACGGTGGGTGGTGACTGGCCGGACATCGGCTTTGCGCTGCCCGCCCCGAAAGACGGTGCGCTGCCGGCCGGCAAGCCCTGTGTGATCAGCGATACCTTCATCAGCCTGACGGCACAGCCGCCCGCCAACGAAACGGAGCAGTCCCTTCAACTGATGGAACTGCTGGCGGCCATCTATCCGCATCTTCCCAAACCGGAGGCACAATACCGCCACTGGCCCGATATCCAGGAGAGAACACATCGTCATCTGGAACGTGGCGCGGGCAACTGGTGCCAGGTAGCCGGCAATCCCTATCTCAATGCATATGTATGTGACTATAAAACGCCGCCGGAACTGATGGTACAGCTGGCGGTACTGCTGCCATTACGGGATTATCAGCAATGGAGCAAAGAAGAGATGCCGCTGGTGGAAGACCTGTTGAACATCATCCCCGATTTTTATGATGAAGAACTGAAAACGTTTGTCCGCTGGCTACCGGCAGCACAGCACCGATTGTCGCTGGAAGAAGAACACAAACACCCGCTAATCATGGACAGCTGGTATCTCCATCATCCGTTGCTGAACCTGCTACGGCTGCTCAAACAAGGCCATAAGGCTGTTCGCAATCAATTATTCACCTCGCTGGATTTCGCTATTAAGGTAGCCCGCCACTTTGCCTATCAGTGGCCGGTATTCTACAAAATGGACACACTGGAAGTAATAAAATCGGAAACAGCTCCGGGGAAAGGCGGCGAAAAAGATGTAGGTGGTCTTTATGCAGAAGTCATGCTCGCTGCCTGGGAAATCACCCAAAAAGAATTATACCTGGAAGAAGCGAAAGCTGCCTGTCTTTCCTTACAGCAAAAGGGATTCACCCTGCTCTACCAGGCCAATAATACCGCTTTCTCCGCCTGCGCAGCGCTTAAACTATTTCTGATCACTAAAGAAGAAACGTTCCGGGATATCAGTTATCTCTGCATCGCCAACCTGTTTAAAAACATGTGGTTGTGGGAATGTGACTATGGCTACGGGAAACATTACAGCACCTTCTTTGCCATTTTCCCTCTGCAGAACGCTCCTTATACGGCAGTATATGAAGAAGCGGAGTGTTTCTCTGCCTTGCATTATTACCTGCAACTGGCTGAAAAAACAGATCTGCCGCCGGCTTTCCGGGTGCTGGTCCCGGAATTCATCCGTTACTACCTGCACCGGGCGGTGTATTATTATCCACCGGCATTACCCGCCGAATGTCTCGCCACAACTATCAAAACCGGCGAGCTGGCCAGAAACCTGTGGATACCCGTCGAAGACCTGCGGGACGGCTGGGAACAGTCCGGCAGCGTGGGACAGGAAGTATATGGCGCAGGCCTCTGTTTCTCACTGGTGCCACGCCACTATCATCTCCTTCCCGGCACATCGTGGCTGCTGTTTTCCGACTATCCACTGAGCGGATTTACCGACTCAGCCAACACCATCTCC encodes:
- a CDS encoding GNAT family N-acetyltransferase, which encodes MKYDIKGKTYSYIAGIKDNNPVRLSFDQLSVHTFRLSFEPWYQAGYWDDSCVPHVLLDGDTVVANATVNILRVRWQGQEKTWLQLGTVMTHPDYRHQGLSRWLMDKIFEEWAGKYDAMVLFANKRVLGFYPKFGFIPAGEYQYHTRQLSPQTGKVRRLDMDNAADRELLLQKYAQSNPFAALTVTAPAGLLMFYCTQFMKTSVYYLEETAVIAVVEHEGGVMTCHDIFGETSHSLPLLLSVLMEKDTRQVVLGFTPADVTGFTMLPLKTEDLTLFVLNGKENIFAGHQLMIPTLAHT
- a CDS encoding DUF2314 domain-containing protein; amino-acid sequence: MSDKIFFAKGDSPEMIDAFAKAQATFKYFWRELSWEHRRIIPGLNVACVKVAFSQQLPGDSEPTVEHMWINDIHFDGDTIFGTLINDPNELTNVSNGDEISIPLTQISDWLFAINDRTYGGFTIQAMRAGMTEEERQEHDEAWGLEFGDYNNILVVNNQEENPENLIEHPMSRNMQQSFVDFLQQNPDELNAKDEAGYTLLHKETIAGNLTTVQVLLQQGANAAERTTGGKTALDFAKQLNWEHLVPVLEGK
- a CDS encoding SH3 domain-containing protein, which translates into the protein MKKLLLFLFVCISHQLFAQEEPNFPDMRSWSIYLSGNDSIDRYIFSDTAYIRVSPDTKQSPIDTLMAGDNITVTGMTAQSLTIRGLQGPWLKIGYRKNGEYRSGYIWQGLVSCAPLRRGDLKFVYGIERRADSIAVSGNKRDTFPKYLVRLKVVQNGILLAKAAQIIGDDETANFSDGKIMSGMGLTNVQHIVVLTFTGAACGIPTDEYYFAWTKDGQLQQLLTKTNIGDADAYYHSEEFIFPNEKNGQPDMIAWNMEEAEATDKVDKNGMNIMKVTAKKSKRYAWDGENKKITEAK
- a CDS encoding sensor histidine kinase, whose protein sequence is MKLFTKLTLFITLSKMAVALLFVLLLPVLTEDIAHQYNDYYLREQKKKVLQVIRQNGIDAYLQGEETYGSYTMLKEEYISLEPAGKTIRPDTIATVQRVVEGDTLTYRVLTHILQAGHRDFLLEVGKKTTTISQYNRPLQRMALYVLGGLIVITILIDLVFTRLLLKPLGVIIQTRLLHRRFPFREQAPPVKTSTTDFQYLDDSLVELMDKINEAFEKEREFTSNASHELMTPVSILQTKMENLLEERETDEALQQKIQGMMKTLKRLKKIVHSLLLISRIENDQFPKNDQLSPLQLVTDVMEELSHRLEEKKLRFSMQLSSKTILHHLNQDLIFQLVYNLLQNAIKYNRENGSITVTDETRPDAYLLVIADTGVGIPARDVDTIFRRFRKIQRGTTEGYGLGLSIAHTIAQYHHINISVTTAVDQGSTFTLRFPL
- a CDS encoding SDR family oxidoreductase; this translates as MTQAKILITGATGNVGTQLVKRLSAAHVPFKAIVRGDDSNQYLKSIPEAEIIIADLADEKAVGKALRGIEKAFLLTNSSEQAETLQLNFAVAAHAAGVQHIVKLSQFAAAEQSPVRFLRYHARVENRIRELDLTYTFLRPNLYMQGLLAFKDYIKDEGQFYAAVGNAAISAVDVRDIAAVAAHALTTQGHENKIYDITGGEAVTHYEMADIFTRVLRKPVKFVDVSPEQMEGAVRAAGFPEWQVGGLIEDYAHYARGEAAVVSKAVQEVTGHAAIRFEQFVEDHKALFL